In Nocardia asteroides, the following proteins share a genomic window:
- a CDS encoding GNAT family N-acetyltransferase → MASAKSVTVRSATSDEAPAIAALQETGFGMRYGADELVFKGALFPVERSLVAVDGDRIVGHTVDRTMTVTVPGERTVRACGVSGVAVAPTHRRRGILRELYTAQHARTEADGLPLTIFTASEATIYGRFGYDPAILATTVTIDRRRAEFRPSTPDPGGVEMSTLAEAAPHIRRVYERWQRTVPGAQERPDAKWDLFFADVERHRNGSTTLFVLVHPDGYALYRRRWDQGRATAAVREYRALTPDAHAALWRVLLGLDLVESVSVEIADDDPLPYLLTDSRATRVTDRGDTLWARVMDVPAALTARTYRHDLDTVMSVHDPFRSAGGTFVLRVRDGVAECAPSTRRAELTFDINVLGALYFGAHRAGNLAAAHRIRVDDAAALRDVDAAFTTERAPELGWFF, encoded by the coding sequence ATGGCATCGGCGAAGAGCGTCACCGTACGGTCGGCAACCAGCGACGAGGCTCCCGCGATCGCGGCGCTACAGGAAACCGGGTTCGGCATGCGGTACGGCGCGGACGAACTCGTGTTCAAGGGTGCGTTGTTCCCGGTCGAACGGTCGCTGGTCGCCGTCGACGGTGACCGCATCGTCGGGCACACCGTCGACCGCACGATGACGGTGACCGTGCCGGGGGAGCGCACGGTGCGAGCCTGCGGTGTCTCGGGGGTCGCGGTCGCGCCCACGCACCGGCGGCGCGGGATCCTGCGCGAGCTCTACACCGCACAGCACGCACGGACCGAAGCCGACGGACTGCCCCTGACCATCTTCACCGCGAGTGAGGCCACCATCTACGGGCGGTTCGGGTACGACCCGGCGATCCTCGCCACGACGGTGACCATCGATCGGCGCCGGGCCGAATTCCGCCCGAGCACCCCCGATCCCGGCGGCGTCGAGATGTCGACGCTGGCCGAGGCCGCACCGCACATCCGGCGCGTCTACGAGCGCTGGCAGCGGACGGTGCCGGGCGCGCAGGAACGCCCCGACGCGAAGTGGGATCTGTTCTTCGCCGACGTCGAACGGCATCGCAACGGCTCCACCACGCTGTTCGTGCTCGTCCACCCCGACGGGTACGCCCTGTACCGGCGTCGCTGGGACCAGGGTCGCGCCACCGCGGCGGTGCGGGAATACCGTGCTCTCACGCCCGACGCGCACGCCGCGCTGTGGCGGGTGCTGCTCGGCCTCGATCTCGTGGAGTCGGTGTCGGTGGAGATCGCCGACGACGATCCACTGCCCTACCTGCTGACCGATTCGAGGGCGACCCGGGTCACCGATCGGGGCGACACGCTGTGGGCGCGGGTGATGGATGTGCCCGCCGCGCTGACCGCGCGCACCTACCGCCACGACCTGGACACCGTGATGTCGGTGCACGATCCGTTCCGTTCGGCGGGCGGCACGTTCGTGCTGCGCGTGCGTGACGGTGTGGCCGAGTGCGCGCCGAGTACCCGGCGCGCCGAGCTCACCTTCGACATCAATGTCCTCGGTGCGCTGTACTTCGGCGCGCACCGGGCGGGCAACCTCGCCGCGGCGCATCGCATCCGGGTCGACGACGCGGCCGCGCTGCGGGATGTCGACGCGGCGTTCACCACCGAGCGGGCACCGGAGCTGGGCTGGTTCTTCTGA
- a CDS encoding three-helix bundle dimerization domain-containing protein, with translation MSRVTPGEAADTVQRETLAMRRMTESLVEDLSENVPADQVTSAVGAAHDRFAGKPIREFVPILVERIVRSELADPDPTVRVPAPTVRASVPDPVAPPQEPERAGGLVSRRAMLPLSIGAVTVVAAVAAGVILLPGGGDGPAAAPVGAPLTVVRGVVGSEKMAFFQDPEVVRVLAEHGVRVEVEPAGSRQIATDVDLGKYDFAFPSSSPAAERIQRQRNVTVKYTPFSSPIAIATYRPIADLLTAAGVIKPGPVATFDMNRYLELAGTGVQWDDLPDNTTYPVAKNILVSTTNPRSSNSAAMYLAIASYVANDHTIVRGTTAEQHVLPALSKLFLAQGYTDTSSAGPFDQYLTNGMGPTPLVCIYEAQFVEAAGQGRIKPDMVLTYPTPTVLSNHTLVPLTGTGDTVGKLLGENPELRRLAAAHGFRTGDNAQFTAIAADRNVAVPAELIDVVDAPAYDTLEHLLDGVANSFN, from the coding sequence GTGTCGCGCGTAACCCCCGGCGAAGCCGCCGATACCGTCCAGCGTGAAACGCTGGCCATGCGGCGGATGACCGAGAGTCTGGTCGAAGACCTGTCCGAGAACGTCCCCGCCGACCAGGTGACCTCGGCCGTCGGTGCCGCGCACGATCGCTTCGCGGGCAAACCGATCCGGGAGTTCGTGCCGATTCTCGTCGAGCGGATCGTTCGCAGCGAACTCGCCGATCCCGACCCGACCGTGCGCGTCCCCGCCCCCACGGTGCGGGCGAGCGTTCCCGACCCGGTGGCGCCGCCGCAGGAGCCCGAGCGTGCCGGGGGCCTGGTGAGCAGGCGCGCGATGCTGCCGCTGTCGATCGGCGCGGTGACGGTCGTCGCGGCGGTCGCGGCCGGGGTGATCCTGCTACCCGGCGGCGGGGACGGTCCCGCGGCCGCACCCGTCGGCGCGCCGCTCACGGTGGTGCGTGGTGTCGTCGGATCGGAGAAGATGGCGTTCTTCCAGGATCCGGAGGTCGTGCGGGTGCTGGCCGAGCACGGTGTGCGGGTGGAGGTCGAACCGGCCGGGTCGCGGCAGATCGCCACCGATGTCGACCTCGGCAAGTACGATTTCGCGTTCCCGTCGAGCAGTCCCGCCGCCGAACGGATTCAGCGGCAGCGCAATGTGACGGTGAAGTACACGCCGTTCTCGTCGCCGATCGCGATCGCCACCTACCGGCCGATCGCGGATCTGCTGACCGCGGCCGGGGTGATCAAGCCCGGGCCGGTCGCGACCTTCGACATGAACCGGTACCTGGAGCTGGCCGGTACCGGCGTGCAGTGGGACGACCTGCCCGACAACACCACCTACCCGGTCGCCAAGAACATCCTGGTGTCCACCACCAACCCGCGCAGCTCCAACTCCGCCGCCATGTATTTGGCGATTGCCAGCTATGTCGCCAACGACCACACCATCGTGCGCGGGACCACCGCCGAACAGCACGTGCTGCCCGCCCTGTCGAAACTGTTCCTGGCCCAGGGCTACACCGACACCAGCAGTGCGGGTCCGTTCGACCAGTACCTCACCAACGGCATGGGGCCGACCCCACTGGTGTGCATCTACGAGGCGCAGTTCGTCGAGGCCGCGGGACAGGGCCGGATCAAGCCGGACATGGTGCTGACGTATCCGACGCCGACCGTGCTGTCGAACCACACCCTGGTACCGCTGACCGGTACCGGTGACACCGTCGGCAAGCTGCTCGGCGAGAACCCGGAACTGCGTCGCCTGGCCGCCGCGCACGGGTTCCGCACCGGCGACAACGCCCAGTTCACCGCGATCGCCGCCGATCGCAACGTCGCGGTGCCCGCCGAGCTGATCGACGTCGTCGACGCTCCCGCCTACGACACGCTCGAGCACCTGCTCGACGGGGTCGCGAACTCGTTCAACTGA
- a CDS encoding NAD(P)-dependent oxidoreductase, whose translation MRVVVFGANGPTGRLLTGQALDAGHQVVAVTRRPESFEPNHERLDVVGADVLDAAAVDAVVSGADAVLSTLGVAAGKEPIHTYSRGTAHIVAAMGRHGLRRLAVVSSAGVDPHPYSDGGLFFTRILVPYVTRVLGKTLYDDMRRMEALVRATDLDWTIVRPGGLFHLPSVTGYTVAPGQVDARFTARADLAACLLAQLTDDRHVRATVEVGTTVGTPALLTWIRREALGK comes from the coding sequence ATGCGCGTCGTGGTTTTCGGAGCGAACGGACCCACCGGACGGCTGCTCACCGGGCAGGCGCTCGACGCCGGACATCAGGTCGTCGCTGTCACCCGGCGGCCGGAATCCTTCGAGCCGAACCATGAGCGGCTCGATGTCGTCGGCGCCGACGTTCTCGACGCGGCCGCTGTCGACGCGGTGGTGTCCGGTGCCGACGCGGTGCTGTCGACCCTCGGCGTCGCGGCGGGCAAGGAACCGATCCACACCTACTCCCGCGGGACCGCCCACATCGTCGCCGCCATGGGACGGCACGGCCTGCGCCGGCTCGCCGTGGTCAGTTCCGCCGGAGTCGACCCGCACCCGTATTCCGACGGCGGATTGTTCTTCACCCGGATCCTGGTGCCGTACGTGACACGGGTGCTGGGCAAAACGCTCTACGACGACATGCGCCGCATGGAAGCACTCGTCCGCGCCACCGACCTGGACTGGACCATCGTGCGTCCCGGCGGGCTGTTCCACCTGCCGTCGGTCACCGGCTACACCGTGGCCCCCGGCCAGGTCGACGCCCGCTTCACCGCCCGCGCCGACCTGGCCGCCTGCCTGCTGGCCCAGCTCACCGACGACCGTCACGTACGCGCCACGGTCGAGGTGGGCACCACCGTCGGCACTCCCGCACTGCTCACCTGGATCCGGCGCGAAGCCCTCGGAAAATAG
- a CDS encoding alpha/beta fold hydrolase — protein MTASSAVTTGTLVVPDARLYYEVRGAGPLVVLVGAPMNAAAFAPLAEQLATTNTVLTTDPRGHFASPLNDPHQDSTVPARADDLARLIDHLDAGPAVVFGSSGGAVSALALAQTSPDLVTTVVAHEPPLRDLLPDADAQRTLTEDLIATYDGGDALGAWRKFFAQAAIDIPEPVLAQMFGGDRDPQQVDSERRWFDHELRATTAWIPDPVLLRAVPTRVIIGIGADSTGQLCDRTSRALGAVLGVEPVLFPGDHTGFVGAPAAFAARLQEVLDAP, from the coding sequence ATGACCGCCAGTTCCGCCGTCACCACCGGCACCCTCGTGGTGCCCGATGCCCGCCTGTACTACGAGGTCCGCGGGGCGGGACCACTGGTGGTGCTGGTCGGCGCGCCCATGAACGCCGCGGCGTTCGCGCCGCTGGCCGAGCAGCTCGCCACCACCAACACCGTCCTCACCACCGATCCGCGCGGGCATTTCGCCAGCCCCCTCAACGACCCGCACCAGGACTCGACGGTGCCCGCCCGCGCCGACGACCTGGCCCGGCTGATCGATCACCTCGACGCGGGCCCCGCCGTGGTGTTCGGTTCCAGCGGCGGCGCGGTCAGCGCCCTCGCCCTCGCCCAGACCAGCCCCGACCTGGTCACCACCGTCGTCGCGCATGAGCCGCCGCTGCGCGACCTGCTGCCCGACGCCGACGCGCAGCGCACGCTCACCGAGGACCTCATCGCCACCTACGACGGCGGCGACGCACTCGGCGCCTGGCGCAAATTCTTCGCCCAGGCCGCCATCGACATCCCCGAACCCGTGCTCGCGCAGATGTTCGGCGGCGACCGCGATCCACAGCAGGTCGACAGCGAACGCCGCTGGTTCGACCACGAACTGCGCGCCACCACCGCCTGGATTCCCGACCCGGTGCTGCTGCGTGCCGTACCCACCCGCGTCATCATCGGGATCGGCGCCGACTCGACCGGTCAACTGTGTGACCGCACTTCGCGCGCCCTGGGCGCCGTCCTCGGCGTCGAGCCGGTGCTGTTCCCCGGCGACCACACCGGATTCGTCGGCGCCCCGGCCGCGTTCGCCGCCCGTCTGCAGGAAGTCCTCGACGCGCCGTGA
- a CDS encoding ATP-binding cassette domain-containing protein, whose translation MPRNALVAFTGVSGSGKSSLAFGTLYAESQRRYLESVAPYARRLLHQIEAPDVDEVTGLPPTVVLAQRRSAPSSRSTVGTVTAISNSLRLLMSREGDYPDGPARSGPGHYPEGTNRLYSDAFSPNTVEGACPRCHGQGVVHEATEASMVPDPSLTIRDGAIASWPGAWQGKNLRDVLAALGYDIDRPWRELAPAAREWILFTDDRPVVTVEPEREPHRIHRPYQGTYTSAERLLLRAHAESKSEATRARAAEYLHTTTCPLCAGRRLKPEALAVTFAGYNITELAELPLAELGAVLRPYTAGTSAAAVLTQDLLSRIEVLVELGLGYLSVDRESPTLSGGELQRLRLAGQLRSGLFGVVYILDEPSAGLHPADTAALTTVLGRLKDSGNSVFLVEHDLDVVRHADWLIDIGPGAGVHGGQVLYSGAVEGLRAVPASVTRPYLFDEIARPVRVDRAPGGVLALREVSAHNLRDLDLDVPLGVFTAITGVSGSGKSSLLHAISVTAAADPAIVRVVEVDQAPIGRTPRSNLATYTGLFDTVRKLFAATDAAAARGYGVGRFSFNVAEGRCPTCQGEGYITVELLFLPSTYSPCPDCHGARYNPETLEITYRDTTIAGVLDMTVDRAAEFLADVPAVARALRTLAEVGLGYLRLGQPATELSGGEAQRVKLATELQRARRAGTLYLLDEPTTGLHPADTDILLTQLNSLVDGGATVVVVEHDMTVVAQADHVVDLGPGGGAQGGRIVAQGSPAQVAADSGSRTAPYLAERMTARPGKSSAIAGGGPIVG comes from the coding sequence ATGCCCCGCAACGCGCTGGTCGCCTTCACCGGGGTCTCGGGTTCGGGCAAGTCGTCGCTGGCCTTCGGCACGTTGTACGCGGAATCGCAGCGCCGCTACCTGGAGTCGGTCGCACCGTATGCCCGACGGTTGCTGCATCAGATCGAAGCGCCCGATGTGGACGAGGTGACCGGGCTGCCGCCGACGGTGGTGCTCGCGCAGCGAAGGTCCGCGCCGTCGTCGCGGTCGACGGTCGGGACGGTCACCGCGATCTCGAACTCGCTGCGGCTGCTGATGTCCCGGGAAGGCGACTACCCGGACGGCCCGGCCAGATCGGGACCGGGACATTATCCCGAGGGCACGAATCGGCTGTACTCCGACGCGTTCTCACCCAACACCGTGGAGGGCGCGTGCCCGCGCTGCCACGGGCAGGGCGTGGTCCATGAGGCGACCGAGGCGTCGATGGTGCCGGACCCGTCGCTGACCATTCGCGACGGGGCGATCGCGTCGTGGCCGGGCGCTTGGCAGGGCAAGAACCTGCGCGATGTGCTGGCCGCGCTGGGCTACGACATCGACCGGCCGTGGCGGGAACTGGCCCCGGCCGCGCGCGAGTGGATCCTGTTCACCGACGACAGGCCGGTCGTCACCGTGGAACCCGAGCGGGAACCACACCGCATCCACCGGCCCTACCAGGGCACCTACACCAGCGCCGAGCGGCTGCTGCTGCGGGCGCACGCGGAATCCAAGAGCGAGGCCACCCGGGCGCGGGCGGCCGAGTATCTGCACACCACGACCTGTCCGCTGTGCGCGGGGCGCAGGCTCAAACCCGAAGCGCTGGCGGTGACCTTCGCCGGCTACAACATCACCGAGCTCGCCGAGTTGCCGTTGGCCGAGCTCGGTGCTGTGTTGCGGCCCTATACCGCGGGCACGAGCGCGGCCGCGGTGCTCACCCAGGACCTCCTCTCCCGGATCGAGGTGCTGGTCGAGCTGGGGCTCGGCTATCTCAGCGTCGACCGGGAGAGCCCGACCCTGTCGGGTGGGGAGTTGCAGCGCCTGCGGTTGGCCGGTCAGCTGCGGTCGGGCCTGTTCGGGGTGGTCTACATCCTCGACGAGCCCTCGGCCGGACTGCATCCCGCCGACACCGCGGCGCTGACCACGGTGCTGGGCCGGCTCAAGGACTCGGGCAACAGTGTGTTCCTCGTCGAACACGATCTGGACGTGGTCCGCCACGCCGACTGGCTCATCGACATCGGACCCGGCGCGGGCGTCCACGGCGGACAGGTCCTCTACAGCGGGGCGGTCGAGGGCCTGCGCGCGGTGCCAGCCTCGGTGACGCGGCCCTACCTGTTCGACGAGATCGCTCGACCGGTGCGCGTCGATCGGGCACCCGGCGGTGTCCTGGCGCTGCGCGAGGTGAGCGCGCACAATCTGCGCGACCTCGACCTGGACGTCCCGCTCGGTGTGTTCACCGCGATCACCGGGGTGTCCGGATCGGGGAAATCGAGTCTGCTGCACGCGATCTCGGTGACCGCGGCGGCCGACCCGGCGATCGTGCGTGTCGTGGAGGTCGACCAGGCCCCGATCGGGCGCACCCCGCGCTCGAATCTGGCCACCTACACCGGCCTGTTCGACACCGTGCGCAAACTCTTCGCCGCGACCGACGCCGCCGCGGCGCGCGGTTACGGGGTGGGCCGGTTCTCGTTCAATGTCGCGGAGGGACGCTGCCCGACCTGTCAGGGCGAGGGCTACATCACGGTGGAACTGCTGTTCCTGCCCAGCACCTACAGTCCGTGCCCGGACTGCCACGGCGCCCGCTACAACCCCGAAACCCTCGAGATCACCTACCGCGACACCACGATCGCCGGCGTGCTCGACATGACCGTCGACCGGGCCGCGGAGTTTCTCGCCGACGTCCCCGCCGTCGCCCGCGCGCTACGGACCCTCGCCGAGGTCGGCCTGGGCTATCTGCGGTTGGGGCAACCGGCCACCGAACTGTCGGGCGGGGAAGCGCAGCGGGTGAAGCTGGCCACCGAACTGCAGCGGGCCCGGCGCGCGGGCACCCTCTACCTGCTCGACGAGCCCACCACCGGTCTGCACCCCGCCGACACCGACATCCTGCTGACTCAGCTGAATTCGCTGGTCGACGGTGGCGCCACCGTCGTGGTGGTCGAGCACGACATGACCGTCGTCGCGCAGGCCGACCACGTCGTCGACCTGGGGCCCGGTGGCGGCGCGCAGGGTGGGCGGATCGTCGCGCAGGGCAGCCCGGCCCAGGTCGCGGCCGATTCCGGCAGCCGGACCGCGCCGTATCTGGCGGAGCGGATGACGGCGCGCCCGGGCAAATCATCGGCTATCGCCGGTGGCGGGCCTATCGTGGGGTGA
- a CDS encoding TlrC/CarA/OleB/SrmB family ABC-F type ribosomal protection protein, producing MTSTAQIALHDVTKRYDTTPVLDRVTLSVRPGETVGVIGENGSGKSTLLRLLAGVEPADNGAVTVTAPGGIGYLPQVLELPGTATVAAAVDHALADLRLLEQQLRHTEQQLAQADPAVLADYADLQARFDARDGYHADTRVDIALAELGLPGLDRHRTLATLSGGERARLALAATLAAAPELLLLDEPTNDLDDAAVAWLEQQLRSHRGAVIAVTHDRVFLERITGTILEVDAGQVRRYGDGYAGYLTAKDAERRRAAQDYADWRTELARNRRRAASNVVRLEAIPRKLPLAVFAAGPFRARGRGHGTMSRIRNAKERVARLTGDPVAAPIDPLRFTAAVDTVHDTGTGPVAELTDIGVGDRLALAALRIEAGSRLLVTGPNGAGKTTLLRVLAGDLRPDTGTARVTGRVGWLRQDPPRYPAAATVLAAFATGRPGHPDDHADTLLDLGLFRPAELALRVGELSYGQRRRIEIARLVTEPADLLLLDEPTNHLAPALVEELEQALDGYSGALVIVSHDRQLRRRFTGDRMVLDDGAMAAVAA from the coding sequence ATGACCAGCACCGCCCAAATCGCCCTCCACGACGTCACCAAACGCTACGACACCACCCCCGTCCTCGACCGCGTCACGCTGTCGGTGCGTCCCGGCGAAACCGTCGGGGTGATCGGGGAGAACGGGTCGGGGAAATCGACGCTGCTGCGCCTGCTGGCCGGGGTCGAACCCGCCGACAACGGCGCGGTGACCGTCACCGCGCCCGGCGGTATCGGGTACCTGCCCCAGGTGCTCGAACTGCCCGGCACCGCCACGGTCGCCGCCGCCGTCGATCACGCCCTGGCCGACCTGCGCCTGCTCGAACAGCAACTGCGCCACACCGAACAGCAACTGGCACAAGCGGATCCGGCCGTGCTCGCCGACTACGCGGACCTGCAGGCCCGGTTCGACGCCCGCGACGGCTACCACGCCGACACCCGCGTCGACATCGCCCTGGCCGAGCTCGGGCTGCCCGGACTGGACCGTCACCGCACCCTCGCCACCCTGTCCGGCGGTGAGCGGGCACGGCTGGCGCTGGCGGCGACCCTGGCGGCGGCGCCGGAACTGCTGCTGCTCGACGAACCCACCAACGACCTGGACGATGCCGCCGTGGCGTGGCTGGAACAGCAGCTGCGCTCCCATCGCGGCGCGGTGATCGCGGTGACCCACGACCGGGTGTTCCTGGAACGGATCACCGGCACCATCCTCGAGGTCGACGCCGGACAGGTGCGCCGCTACGGCGACGGCTACGCCGGCTACCTGACCGCCAAAGACGCCGAACGCCGCCGTGCCGCCCAGGACTACGCGGACTGGCGCACCGAGCTCGCCCGCAATCGGCGACGTGCCGCATCGAATGTGGTTCGGCTCGAAGCGATTCCACGCAAACTGCCGCTGGCGGTGTTCGCCGCCGGTCCGTTCCGGGCACGCGGCCGCGGTCACGGCACCATGTCGCGCATCCGCAATGCCAAGGAACGCGTCGCGCGGCTGACCGGCGATCCGGTGGCCGCGCCGATCGATCCGCTGCGGTTCACGGCCGCGGTCGACACGGTGCACGACACCGGAACCGGACCGGTCGCCGAACTCACCGATATCGGTGTCGGCGACCGGCTCGCCCTGGCCGCCCTGCGCATCGAGGCCGGTTCCCGGCTGCTGGTGACCGGGCCCAACGGTGCGGGCAAAACCACCCTGCTGCGGGTACTCGCCGGTGACCTGCGGCCCGACACCGGCACCGCGCGGGTCACCGGCCGGGTGGGCTGGCTGCGGCAGGACCCGCCGCGTTACCCGGCCGCGGCGACCGTGCTCGCCGCGTTCGCCACCGGCAGGCCCGGCCATCCCGACGACCATGCGGACACCCTGCTCGACCTCGGCCTGTTCCGGCCCGCCGAACTCGCTCTGCGCGTGGGTGAGCTGTCCTACGGGCAGCGCAGGCGGATCGAGATCGCGCGCCTGGTCACCGAACCCGCCGACCTGCTGCTGCTCGACGAACCGACCAACCACCTCGCCCCGGCCCTGGTCGAGGAACTCGAACAGGCGCTCGACGGTTATTCGGGCGCGCTGGTGATCGTCAGCCATGACCGGCAGTTGCGGCGTCGCTTCACCGGCGACCGGATGGTGCTCGACGACGGCGCGATGGCGGCGGTCGCCGCATAG
- a CDS encoding MFS transporter produces the protein MLDNPTRARGTVRPWTVLAVCSLSLFVVGLDATIVTVALPSIGAGLAVGTQGLEWIVDAYTLALASFLITSGALADRFGRRRVFRLGLVVFGAASAACAVAPTVEVLIAARVVQGVGGSMLSPVALAIVVAAITDARQRARAIGVWAAVFGLSMAVGPTLGGALVDGLGWRSVFWVAVPVVIVALGLTWVVVPESRGRQRRIDLAGQALLVVVVGGVIAVLIEGQRIGWTAPAAIAGCLGIVGAAAAFVWVERRTAEPLMDPRLFRRPPFTAAVLGAVVVFVALTTTLLLSTWHLQHERGLSAVAAGAFTLPLAIAATVCAPLSGILVGRLGARPPLLLAGGFLTAGGLVLTVSGGSSAALLIAFALIGIGFGFANAPITTTAVSGLPAERAGVAGGIASTARQVGAAVGIAAAGALIAAGDPVATGRIGWALVALCGVLVLGLARFAPAETP, from the coding sequence ATGCTGGACAACCCCACCCGCGCCCGCGGCACCGTGCGACCCTGGACAGTGCTGGCGGTGTGCTCACTGAGCCTGTTCGTCGTCGGTCTCGACGCGACCATCGTCACCGTCGCCCTGCCGTCGATCGGGGCCGGGCTGGCGGTCGGTACCCAGGGCCTGGAGTGGATCGTCGACGCCTACACTCTGGCGCTGGCGAGCTTCCTGATCACCTCCGGCGCCCTGGCCGACCGGTTCGGGCGCCGTCGCGTGTTCCGGCTCGGGCTGGTCGTTTTCGGTGCCGCGTCGGCGGCGTGCGCGGTCGCGCCGACCGTCGAGGTGCTGATCGCCGCCCGGGTGGTGCAGGGCGTCGGCGGCTCGATGCTCAGCCCTGTCGCACTGGCGATCGTGGTCGCCGCGATCACCGACGCGCGGCAGCGGGCACGGGCGATCGGTGTGTGGGCGGCGGTGTTCGGGTTGAGCATGGCGGTCGGGCCCACGCTCGGCGGCGCACTCGTGGACGGGCTGGGCTGGCGGTCGGTGTTCTGGGTGGCGGTGCCGGTGGTGATCGTCGCGCTAGGGCTGACCTGGGTGGTGGTGCCGGAATCGCGGGGCAGGCAGCGCCGGATCGACCTGGCCGGGCAGGCACTGTTGGTCGTGGTGGTCGGTGGGGTGATCGCGGTGCTGATCGAGGGCCAGCGGATCGGGTGGACCGCGCCCGCCGCGATCGCGGGCTGCCTCGGCATCGTCGGCGCCGCCGCGGCGTTCGTGTGGGTCGAGCGTCGCACGGCCGAACCGCTGATGGATCCGCGGCTGTTCCGGCGGCCGCCGTTCACCGCGGCGGTGCTCGGCGCGGTCGTCGTGTTCGTCGCCCTCACCACCACGCTGCTACTGAGCACCTGGCACCTGCAGCACGAGCGAGGACTGAGCGCGGTCGCGGCGGGCGCGTTCACGTTGCCGCTGGCCATCGCGGCGACGGTGTGCGCGCCGCTGTCGGGCATCCTGGTCGGTCGCCTCGGCGCGCGACCACCGTTGCTGCTGGCCGGTGGGTTCCTCACCGCCGGGGGACTGGTCCTCACCGTCAGCGGTGGGAGCAGTGCCGCCCTGCTGATCGCGTTCGCGCTCATCGGCATCGGTTTCGGATTCGCCAACGCCCCGATCACCACGACCGCTGTCAGCGGACTGCCCGCCGAACGCGCGGGTGTCGCCGGCGGAATCGCCTCGACCGCCCGGCAGGTGGGCGCGGCGGTCGGCATCGCGGCCGCGGGCGCCCTCATCGCCGCAGGCGACCCGGTCGCCACGGGCCGGATCGGGTGGGCACTCGTCGCGCTGTGTGGGGTGCTGGTGCTCGGACTCGCCCGGTTCGCACCGGCTGAAACGCCTTGA
- a CDS encoding DUF308 domain-containing protein → MPVNDGEGKPARDRARQAMLIAGGCSFALGVVILLWPGRRESTLALLFGTALLLSAVIQGYLAVRARIAILLRVLVLISAGLTVILAMLAFGGGNIELLALWIGIGWSIRGIVQALVAAWDDGVVNGWLHEICGVGTAALGIAMIAMQFETVTGLATVAGSALVVIGVLESLAGGMLRTALRTGGAEKVDRTVVPGPAATEQ, encoded by the coding sequence ATGCCCGTGAACGACGGGGAGGGGAAACCGGCGCGTGACCGAGCCCGGCAGGCGATGCTGATCGCCGGCGGGTGCTCCTTCGCTCTCGGTGTGGTGATCCTGCTGTGGCCCGGCCGCCGCGAGTCGACGCTGGCGCTGCTGTTCGGGACGGCGTTGCTGCTCAGTGCCGTCATCCAGGGCTATCTGGCGGTCAGGGCGCGGATCGCGATCCTGTTGCGGGTGCTGGTGCTGATCAGTGCGGGGCTGACGGTGATCCTGGCGATGCTCGCGTTCGGCGGCGGCAATATCGAACTGCTCGCCCTGTGGATCGGGATCGGCTGGTCGATCCGCGGCATCGTGCAGGCCCTGGTCGCTGCTTGGGACGACGGGGTGGTCAACGGCTGGCTGCACGAGATCTGCGGTGTGGGGACCGCCGCGCTCGGGATCGCGATGATCGCGATGCAGTTCGAGACCGTCACCGGGCTGGCCACGGTTGCCGGCAGTGCGCTGGTGGTGATCGGCGTGCTGGAATCGCTCGCCGGTGGGATGCTGCGTACGGCACTGCGCACCGGTGGCGCGGAAAAGGTTGATCGGACAGTCGTCCCCGGCCCCGCCGCCACCGAACAATAG